Part of the Deltaproteobacteria bacterium genome is shown below.
AGATTTGTATGGCAAACGCCTGCGGGTCAGTTTTGTTGAGCATATCCGTGAAGAACGAAAGTTTCCCTCTGTGCCAGAGTTAATTCGTCAGATTCAAGAAGATGCCAATCGTGCGCGGGCACTCCTCGCCGGACAATAACGTTTCCTAATAACTGATATGCAACAACTTGTGATTCCTGCGCAATGGACTGGTCAACGCCTGGATCGCGCGCTTGCGGAATTGCTGTCGACCTCACGCTCTCACGTCAAGATGCTGCTTGAACATGAGTGCATCCGTATTGCTGGTACGGTGCCAAAAGCGGGGTATATCCTGCATGACGGAGATTTGGTCGAGGTTCAGCCCTTCGACGATCCTCCGGCTGCTGCGGTAGCGCAAGACATTCCACTTGATATCCTCTACGAAGATGAATTCCTTGTCGCGCTTAACAAACCTGCCGGTATGGTGGTGCATCCTGCTCCAGGACAATGGTCGGGAACTGTCGTCAATGCACTTCTTGCGCGATGGGGATGGGAAAGTACCCCTGGAGCCTTTCGCCCAGGAATCGTTCATCGCCTGGACAAAGATACCTCCGGGGTTTTATTGATTGCCAAAGATACGAAGACGCAAGAAGCCTTAGCACGACAGTTCAAGGAACGACAGATAAAGAAAACGTATCTGGCGGTAGTATGGAAGCACCTCCTACCGCGAACTGGAACGATTGCTTTATCGGTTGGTCGTCATCCGGTCGATCGCAAGAAGATGGCGGTGCAAGTTCGTAACGGACGCATGGCAGTAAGCCACTATCAGGTTTTGCATGAAATTCCCCATCTTTCTCTCATCCAACTGCGCTTAGAAACTGGTCGTACACACCAACTGCGAGTGCATTTGGCAGCGATTGGGCATCCGATTGTCGGCGATCCCGTATATGGGGCCCGCTCTCACCCTCAGCAGGTCGCAGAGGCCGTGTTGTCTTTTTCTCGCCAGGCGCTCCATGCGGTGAGCCTCATGTTCCGCCACCCGGTGTTGCAAACGCAACTCTCGATTCGCGCTCCATATCCAGAGGATTTTGCTGCGCTTGTGAATTTGTTTCGCGGCAGTGAAAAACCCACGGTGGAAACTGATTCACCTGACAACATTGTCATTGACAGTAGGAAGGGAATTTAGTAACGTAAAACACGATTTCGTAGCACTTGATCGGAAGAATTCTCTCACCACTTTTTTTCCTTTCTCAGCAGCGTATTGAGCGCCTTCTGGTCGCTTTTAATTCCCGACTATTATCGCCCAATGTCGCTGTCTTATAGCAAGGCCTCTTTGGAGTGGAGGGTAAGCTCCAGGATCGTGTTCAAGTGCATCGCGCAAAGGGAGGAATATCTGCATGGGTCGGACGTCCACAAAAGCAGAGACCGGCGAGCCTAGAGAAGTCCGGGTCGATGTGGCCGAAGAAGAAGACGGTCTTAATCTGAAAGCTCTTAAAGAGAAGAAGATTAGTGAGCTTGCACAAATTGCCCGTGACTTCAACGTCGACGGCGCCTCAAGTCTTCGCAAGCAAGACCTCATCTTTGCTATTCTTCAGGCGCAAGCCGAACGAAGTGGCTTCATTTATGGAGAGGGGGTACTGGAGATTCTCTCCGATGGGTTCGGTTTTCTCCGGTCACCGGATTACAACTACCTCCCAGGACCGGATGACATTTACGTCTCACCCAGCCAAATTCGCCGTTTCAATCTCCGTACTGGTGATGTTGTCGCCGGGCAGATTCGTCCACCAAAAGAGGGGGAACGCTATTTTGCCCTCCTGAAAGTCGAGGCGACCAATTACGAGGAACCTGAGAAAGCGCGCGAGAAAATCCTCTTCGACAACTTAACGCCGCTCTATCCACAGGAGCACCTCAGGTTAGAACATGGCCCTGAGGAGTACACTGCGCGCATTATCGACTTGCTGACGCCGATCGGCAAAGGGCAACGGGGCCTCATCGTTGCTGCCCCGCGTACCGGGAAAACCATGATGCTGCAGAGCATTGCGCATGGGATCGCGCAGAATCACAAAGAGGTGATTCTTATTGTCCTGCTCATTGACGAACGGCCAGAAGAAGTGACGGACATGCAGCGTAGTGTACGTGCAGAGGTTGTGAGTTCGACATTCGACGAACCAGCCACCCGTCACGTCCAAGTCGCTGAGATGGTCATAGAAAAAGCGAAACGTTTGGTTGAGCATGGGCGGGATGTTGTGGTGCTGCTTGACAGTATTACCCGTCTCGCGCGTGCCTATAATGCGGTCGTTCCTCCCAGTGGGAAACTCCTATCGGGTGGTGTGGATGCCAACGCTCTCCGTGGACCAAAGAAATTCTTTGGCGCAGCTCGGAACATCGAAGATGGTGGAAGCCTCACTATTCTAGGCACCGCCCTCATTGATACTGGGAGCCGGATGGATGAAGTGATCTTTGAAGAGTTCAAAGGGACCGGCAACATGGAAATCCATCTGGACCGCCGCTTGATGGATAAGCGCATATTCCCAGCGCTTGATATTAACCGCTCTGGAACCCGAAAAGAGGAACTCTTATTGCCTCGTGAAGTGATCAACCGCGTGTGGATTTTGCGCAAACTGCTCTCGCAATTGAACACGGTTGAGGCAATGGAATTTCTCATGGATAAGATGCAAGGAACCAAGAACAATCAAGAATTCCTTGAGTCGATGAACCAGTAACGATGACTGTGCGTTGCAAAGACTACCCCCTTTTGCTACAAAAATCGCCCAGTTATTCCGTAACATGCTAACAAGTACGTATTAAGAGAAAGGCAGGATTCATGGCCGAGGTGACGATTAAGCAACTCCTTGAGGCTGGAGTCCATTTTGGACATCAGACTAGTCGGTGGGACCCAAAGATGAAACCCTTCATTTTTGGTGCACGCAACGGCATTCACATCATCGATCTGCAACAGACGGTAGGCATGCTGCGCGAGGTCTGCTCATTTGTACGCGACCTTGCCTCGCAGGGCGGACAATTTCTGTTTGTTGGCACCAAAAAGCAAGCCCAAGAAGTTGTCCGTGAAGAGGCAGAACGGTGTGGCATGTTTTTCGTCAATGATCGTTGGCCGGGTGGTATGCTGACGAACTTCCAGACCATTCGTAAGTCGATTGAGCGCTTAAAGAAGCTTGAAGAAATGCTGGAGAATCCGTCGGTTGCCGATGCACTCACAAAACGTGAAATTCTTGGCATGAGTCGGGAACGCGATAAGCTGATGGCTGCGCTTGGTGGTATCAAGAACATGCGGAAACTGCCTGATGCGCTGTTTGTCGTTGACACCAAAAAAGAAGAAATCGCAGTGAAAGAAGCGAATAAGCTCGGGATCCCGGTCGTTGCGCCTGTTGATACGAACTGTGATCCTGATGTCGTATCGCACAAAGTGCCTGGGAACGATGACGCGATTCGGGCGATTCGCTTGTTTACCAACGTCATTGCAGAGGCTGTACTGGAAGGTAAAACGACGTACGACGAACGGCAGCAGGGAGAAGGACGAGACACTCAAGTTGATGCCCGTCCGTCGGAAGGAGAGGCTCCCTCCGTTGACGAGCAGGGAGGTGCGGCATGAGTGAAAAATCTACCTCGATGGCCCAGATCAAAGAGCTACGAGAGCGAACTGGCGCTGGAGTAGTTGATTGCCAGAAAGCGCTCAGCGAGAGCAGCGGGAATATCGAAAAAGCGATTGATTATCTGCGTGAGAAAGGACTTGCCGCTGCAGCAAAGAGGGCTGGGCGAGCAGCCGCGCAAGGAGTGGTGGGGTCATACATTCATGGTGGCGGAAAAATCGGTGTGTTGATAGAAGTCAACTGTGAGACCGATTTTGTTGCTCGCACAGAAGAGTTCCAAAAGCTAGTGAAGGATATTGCCATGCAGGTGGCAGCGGCGAATCCTCGGTACGTGCGTCGTGAGGAAGTCTCTGACGTCGAAAAACAGCGTGAGCGAGAAATCTATCGCACGCAGACGTTGGAGTCTGGTAAGCCTGCGGCAGTTATTGATCGTATTGTCGAAGGCAAGATGGAGAAGTTTTACAGCGACATCTGTCTCCTGGAACAGCCATTTATCCGGGAGCCGGGGAAGACGGTAGAGCAGCTCATCAAAGAAGTCGTTGCTCGTACTGGAGAAAACGTTGTCGTGCGTCGGTTTGCACGCTTCCAGATTGGCGAAGGAGACGGCGCTGCCGGACAAGCAGAATGACCACTGCGTCACCTCGTTATCGACGTATCTTGTTGAAGATCGGTGGGGAAGCACTTGCCGGAGACTTCGGATACGGCATTGAAGAAGACATGCTCTCGCGTGTTGCGCATGAGGTAAAGGAAGTTCATGACTCTGGTTGTGAAGTCGCAGTAGTTGTCGGTGGAGGCAACATTTTTCGTGGTGTGGCTGCCAGTGCCAAAGGGATGGGCCGTGCTACTGGTGACTACATGGGAATGCTCGCTACGGTTATCAACAGCCTGGCGATGCAGGAGGCTTTGGAGCAACTCGGGACTCCCACGCGGGTGATGTCAGCGTTGACGATTACACAAGTGGCAGAGCCCTACATTCGTCGACGTGCAACGCGTCACTTAGAGAAGCGGCGTGTGGTGATTTTTGCTGCAGGAACTGGGAATCCCTATTTTACTACCGATACTGCAGCAAGCCTTCGGGCGATGGAAATCGAGGCAGAGATCATCTTCAAGGCGACGAAAGTTGATGGCATTTACGATGCTGACCCAATGAAGGTGCCAAATGCCAAACGATACCAGAAACTGACGTACATCGAGGTCTTACAGCAGAACCTCAAGGTGATGGACTCGACAGCCATTTCCTTGTGTATGGATAACCAATTGCCGATTTTGGTCTTTAGCCTGCTTGAGCCAGGGAACATTAGGCGCGCTGTGTTTGGTGAACCGGTAGGAACCTTGGTACATGGAGGTCGTTCATGAATGCCCAGGTCGTTGATGCCGTAAAAAAAGAGATGGAGCAAACACTCGCTGGGTTGCGGAAAGAACTCACCAAAGTCCGCACTGGTCGAGCATCCACTGCGTTGATTGAGGGGCTTCTCGTTGAATACTACGGTAACAAGTCTCCTCTCAACCAACTTGCGGCGCTATCCGCGCCTGAGCCTCGTCTGTTGGTCATTCAGCCGTACGATAAAAGCGTCATGAATGTCATAGAGAAGGCGATCCTACAGTCTGATCTGGGGCTGACGCCGGTGAATGATGGCAAAGTCATTCGCGTGCCGATTCCGCAACTGACGGAAGAACGGCGGAAAGAGCTCGTGCGTCACGTCAATAAGGTGGGGGAGGATTACCGCGTATCAACACGTAATCATCGCCGCGATGCGAATGAGCGCATAAAAAAATTGCAAAAAGATAAACAAATTACCGAAGATGAGGTGCGTACAACACAGGACCGAATACAAAAATTAACTGACGAATACATCGATAAGATTGACAAAGTCCTCAAAACAAAAGAGGACGAACTCATGGCTGTTTAACCATTCACGTGGTTTTACCATACCTTCTCTGTGACGCGCTCTCTTTCTCCTTCTAACACTATTAACGACGGTCTAGAAAAAGACCGCCTCCCTCGGCACGTCGCCATTATTATGGATGGAAACGGACGCTGGGCGCAGCGCCGGAGCCTTGGTCGCGTGGAAGGCCATAAGCGTGGGCGAGAAGCTGTCGAAACGGTCGTCGAGACTTGTCGGGAAATCGGTATCGACTACGTTACCCTCTACGCGTTTTCAACGGAGAACTGGCAGCGTCCACCAACAGAAGTACGAGCCTTGATGGCACTGCTGCAACGCTATTTGCGTAGCGAACTGCCACAAATGATACGAAAGAATGTCCGCCTTCGTGCGGTTGGTGACTTGGATCGCTTACCTGCAAAGGTCCGCGATTCACTCGACAACGTGATGACGGCGACGCGTAACAACATTGGACTCACAGTGATCCTTGCGCTCAGTTATGGCGCCCGCGAAGAAATCATTCAAGCCACGCGCACGCTTGCCCTTGCCGTCCAAAGAGGTGAACTGGCTCCCCAAGACATAACGGAACAGCATTTCACCCAGGCGTTGTGGACCGCTGATATTCCTGATCCTGATTTTCTGATTCGTACGAGTGGGGAATTTCGGTTGAGTAATTTTTTACTCTGGCAATTGGCGTATACTGAACTATATGTGACAGACACGTTATGGCCAGATTTTACGCGTGACGAATTCCTCCGAGCGCTTGCGAACTACCAGAACCGCGAGCGGCGTTTTGGCCGTACTGCTGAACAACAAACCGCTACTGAACCGAGACGAGCAACGCGTTAATCACCATTGTGTTGCGTGACCGCCTTCTTACTGCTGCCGTCGGTGTCCCGCTATTAATTCTCTTAGTCTGTTGGTCTCCCTCGTGGCTTTTTGCTACGGCGATTCTGCTCTTAACGGGGATCGGGCTGTGGGAGTATTTCTCGCTGACACGTCCCTTGTCATCATTGCCATCTGCGGTTGGGGTCGGGTGGGGACTTGCGGTTGCGGTAACCATGACAGCATCTTCCCTCTCTTTGAGTGTCACGGTGTTGTTGTTGGGGCTGTTCGTTGTCTTCGCTCTGGCGTTGCGTAATCACCAACCTGAACGTGGCCTTGTTGACGTCAGTTTGTCATTGCTTGGGGTCGTGTATGTTGGTTTCCTCCTGCCGCATCTCATATGGCTAGGGGAAGTACCGAACGGGCGATGGTGGGTGTTCTTTCTGCTCTTGGCCGTGATGCTTGGCGATTCGGCGGCGTATGCTGTGGGACGCATATGGGGATCACGTAAACTGCTTCCACATATCAGTCCAGGAAAGACTGTTGAGGGGAGTCTTGGGGCATACCTTGGCAACTGCGGTGCAGCGATCGGAGCCTGGTTGTGGCTTCTTCCTGACCAGACGCTCGTTGAACTCTTATGTATAGCCTTGGGCCTAGGGAGTGTTGCTCAAGTTGGTGATTTGTGTGAGTCTGCGATTAAACGAGCATGTGGGGCGAAGGATTCGGGTCATATTTTTCCCGGCCATGGCGGTGTCCTTGATCGAGTCGATAGTTTGCTTTTTCCCTCAGCCATGCTCTATTACTATATTACGTTGTCAGCCTAGACTCTCACCTATGAGAGAGGAATAGGGGAAATCATGGATCCAATTGTCATTATACAAGTCATTATCGTGTTTGGGCTGATTATCTTTGTCCATGAATTAGGCCATTTTCTTGCGGCGAAAGCGGTTGGCGTTGGTGTTGAACGGTTCTCGCTCGGATTTGGCCCAAAAATCTTCGGCAAACAAGTCGGCGACACTGAGTATCAATTGAGTGCGATTCCTCTTGGTGGCTATGTGAAGATGGTTGGGGAGGAGCAGCAAGAGGAAGGCGGAACCCCGATCGACATTGAAAAATCCTTCTCGCATAAATCTCTCCCACGGCGCTTTCTCATCGTCTTTGCCGGACCTTTTTCAAATATCGTCTGGGCCTTCATCATCTTTGTTGTCCTGTTTATGAGTTTTGGGTTGCACGTCCCGCTCGATCTGCCGCGCATTGGTGGGACCGTCCCAAATCTCCCTGCGGCCAAAGCTGGCATAGAAAAGGGAGATGAGGTGCTCAGTGTCGCTGGCGCACCTGTGACCACCTGGAAAGAATTGGCCGACAAGATTCAGCAGAGCCAGGGAAACCCTGTCGTGCTGTCCGTCAAAAAGAAGGATGGGGGTACAGCAGAACTAACGGTGACTCCAGAATCGCGTGATGATCCGACAACTGGCGCTTCACGCTATGCCATTGGTATTACGGCAGACTCAAAAGTTGAGGAAGTGTCCTTTGGTCGAGCGCTCAGTGTTGCGGCGCAAGAGACCTGGGCGTGGACCAAGTTAATTTTTCAGAATCTCTTGATGCTCGTGACAGGAAACGTCTCGCCCAAAGAACTTGGTGGGCCGATCCTTATTGCGCAAGAAGCTGGGCGGCAAGCGAAGCTTGGACTCGACTATCTCCTACGTTTTGCTGCGATTATTAATGTGAATCTTGCCGTGTTTAACTTGCTGCCGATCCCGATTCTTGATGGTGGCCACCTGATGTTCTTCACGATTGAAGGCCTCCTCGGACGTCCACCCAGCATGCGTTCGCGGGAAATGGCACTGAGCTTTGGTTTTTTGGTCATCATCACCCTCATCGTCTTTGTGATGTACAACGACATCGCACGGATTGTGATGGGATAATATGGCAAAGCCAATGAAAAATTAAGAATTAAAAATGAAAAGTGGAGGGCAAGAATGCGCCTTGTTCATTCTTCATTTTGCATTTTTAATTTTTCATTCTTAATTGATTTTTCATGCTCCTCCTCGGCCTTGATACCGCCACCCAAATCGCCAGCGTCGGTATCACACGTGGTGAAGAAGTCTTAGCCGAAGCCTCGACTCGGGCGACCTCCAATCACACCGAAACACTTTTACCGCTGATCGCTGAAGTGCTTGCCCAAGCGCAGGTGACTTTACCAGACATTGAAGGGATCGGTGTTGCAATCGGTCCAGGGTCGTTTACCGGACTGCGCATCGCGCTAGGGACGGTCAAAGGCTTAGCGTATGCGACGGGCCAGCCGGTTGCTGGAATTCCCACGCTAGAGGCGCTCGCTTATACAGTGAGTGATTGGGCAGGGCTCGTCTGTCCAATTCTCGATGCACGCAAACGCGAAGTCTATACCGCACTTTTTTACCGCAGTGCGAGTGGCGAGATTGCGCCAGTACGGTCCGCCCAGGTTTCGACATTGAAATCTGTATTAGAGCAGATTTCAGCCCCGTGCCTTTTTCTCGGAGACGGAGTCGAAACCTATGGGGAAGCGATCCGGGAACACTGTAGCGACCGTGCCCATCTGCTACCATTTGAGACCTATCATCCCCGTGGCGCTGTCGTTGCTAAATTAGCGTGGCGACGATTGTCTCGTAGTGACGCTGACGACATTGCCACACTAGTTCCCTCGTATGTTCGACCACCAGAGGCGGTGCTCAAGCGGACCTCGTAGGTCCCGCAAAACTCCACTCGCTCATTGGGCCCTCGGGTAGCGTGCGCGCGCGAATATGGCGCTATGATGGAGCATCGTGTCTCTCGTACGCGCCACGAATTCTCGACACGCTCTTTCGTGCGCATAGCGCGCGCTACGAACTGCGAACATTTTGCCACTGCAAGACTCCCTAGTGTTCCCGTGCCCTAGACAAATTGGGTAGATTTTGGCATCTTTCCCCAGTCTTTCAGGAAACTTAGAAGTTGCAGAGTTTCCCACTCTTTACAAGTCTTTTTTTCCATCCATAAGTTAACGTTCTGGAGAATATATACACATGGCACGAAAGAAAATTGCTCTCATCGGCGCTGGTAATATTGGTGGAACTTTGGCTCACCTGTGTGCTCTCAAGCAATTAGGCGACGTTGTCCTCTTTGACGTAGTTGATGGCCTTCCTCAAGGAAAAGCCCTCGACATTCTCGAAGCTGCTCCGATCGAAGGCTATGACATCAGTCTTAAAGGCACGACGAAATATGAAGATGTGGCAGGTGCAGATGTTTGTATTGTCACTGCTGGTGTGGCCCGTAAGCCTGGTATGAGCCGTGATGATCTTCTCGGTATTAACTGCAAAATCATGAAGGACGTCTCTGAGAGCATCGCGAAATATGCTCCCAATGCGTTTGTGATCGTTATCACCAACCCGTTGGATGCAATGGTGACCTTGTGCAAACGGCTGACGAAGTTCCCGAAGAATAGAGTCGTCGGCCAGGCTGGAGTACTCGATTCGTCACGCTATCGCACGTTCATTGCCAACGAACTGAACGTTTCAGTACGTAATGTTACGGCAATGGTGCTCGGCGGCCACGGCGACGATATGGTGCCGGTTCGCAGTTACTGCCAAGTCGGTGGCCAACCCGTCGATCAACTGATTCCTGCAAAACGTTTAGACGAAATCGAGCAACGTACCCGTCAGGCTGGTGGCGAGATTGTGGCGTTGTTAAAGACTGGCTCAGCGTTCTACTCGCCAGCTTCTGCTGCGATTCAAATGGCAGAGGCCTATCTGTTCGATAAGAAACAAATTCTTCCGTGCGCGGCCTATCTCGAAGGCGAGTACGGCATTAGCGGTGTCTACTTTGGCGTTCCGGTGGTGATTGGTGCTGGTGGGATCGAGAAAGTGGTCGAGTTGAAGCTCAGCGACAAAGAAAAGCAGGAAATGCAAGTGTCTGTCAGTCACGTGCAAGAACTGGTGACGGCGATGGATAAGGTGTTGGCTGCTGCGTAACGGTGGACGATAATTGTCGCTAATAAAAATGATGTGCCGATTTTACCGTGTCCCAACTTGTGAGGCTTGGAGAAAAGAGTACAAGGTTAAGACATGAAACGTAGATATGTACAACGTAAAAGAAGAGGCGGTGTGGTTACGCATTACGTTTTACGTATCACGCTTTGTTTGCTGACAAAGAGAAGAGTCTTATGCGAACGATTGAAACGCAAAAAATTACCGACACCATCATTCAGCTGTGTATGGAAGCCAACTTTGTTCTTGGCGACGACATGCTGAATGCGTTTGACAACGCCCTCAGCAAGGAGCGCTCTCCTGCGGGCCGTAGTGCGTTGGAGATGATCAAAGAGAATGCCCAGATTTCGCGGACGCAGCGATTGCCGTACTGCCAAGATACCGGCTTTGTGATCTGCTTTGCCGACATTGGGCAAGATGTGCATATCACTGGTGGTTTCTTAGAAGATGCGATCAACGAGGGCGTACGCAAGGGGTACAAAGAAGGCTACTTGCGTGCATCGATCGTAGGTGACCCATTTAACCGCAAGAATACTGGGGACAACACGCCAGCGATTGTCCACACGCAAATCGTTCCTGGTGACAAATTGACGCTGATGGTCATGGCCAAAGGTGGTGGCTGTGAGAATCGCAGTAAATACAAAATGTGTACTCCGGCTGAAGGTATCGAAGGCGCGAAGAACTTCGTGATTGAGTGCATCAAGACCGCTGGCCCAGACGCCTGCCCACCGTTGATTGCCGGTGTCGGTATCGGTGGCACCTTTGAGAAGGCGGCGTTACTCTCGAAGCGTGCGCTCTTTCGTGGCATTGGCGAACCGAACCCGAGTGCTGAGTTACAGACCCTCGAACAAGAGCTACTCACCAAGGCCAACAAGTTGGGCATCGGTCCGCAAGGATACGGCGGTGATACGACGGCATTTGCGATTCATATCAATACGTATCCGTGTCATATCACGAGTCTACCGGTGGCAGTGACGATCGAATGTCATGCCCATCGC
Proteins encoded:
- a CDS encoding RluA family pseudouridine synthase — translated: MQQLVIPAQWTGQRLDRALAELLSTSRSHVKMLLEHECIRIAGTVPKAGYILHDGDLVEVQPFDDPPAAAVAQDIPLDILYEDEFLVALNKPAGMVVHPAPGQWSGTVVNALLARWGWESTPGAFRPGIVHRLDKDTSGVLLIAKDTKTQEALARQFKERQIKKTYLAVVWKHLLPRTGTIALSVGRHPVDRKKMAVQVRNGRMAVSHYQVLHEIPHLSLIQLRLETGRTHQLRVHLAAIGHPIVGDPVYGARSHPQQVAEAVLSFSRQALHAVSLMFRHPVLQTQLSIRAPYPEDFAALVNLFRGSEKPTVETDSPDNIVIDSRKGI
- a CDS encoding transcription termination factor Rho — encoded protein: MGRTSTKAETGEPREVRVDVAEEEDGLNLKALKEKKISELAQIARDFNVDGASSLRKQDLIFAILQAQAERSGFIYGEGVLEILSDGFGFLRSPDYNYLPGPDDIYVSPSQIRRFNLRTGDVVAGQIRPPKEGERYFALLKVEATNYEEPEKAREKILFDNLTPLYPQEHLRLEHGPEEYTARIIDLLTPIGKGQRGLIVAAPRTGKTMMLQSIAHGIAQNHKEVILIVLLIDERPEEVTDMQRSVRAEVVSSTFDEPATRHVQVAEMVIEKAKRLVEHGRDVVVLLDSITRLARAYNAVVPPSGKLLSGGVDANALRGPKKFFGAARNIEDGGSLTILGTALIDTGSRMDEVIFEEFKGTGNMEIHLDRRLMDKRIFPALDINRSGTRKEELLLPREVINRVWILRKLLSQLNTVEAMEFLMDKMQGTKNNQEFLESMNQ
- the rpsB gene encoding 30S ribosomal protein S2, coding for MAEVTIKQLLEAGVHFGHQTSRWDPKMKPFIFGARNGIHIIDLQQTVGMLREVCSFVRDLASQGGQFLFVGTKKQAQEVVREEAERCGMFFVNDRWPGGMLTNFQTIRKSIERLKKLEEMLENPSVADALTKREILGMSRERDKLMAALGGIKNMRKLPDALFVVDTKKEEIAVKEANKLGIPVVAPVDTNCDPDVVSHKVPGNDDAIRAIRLFTNVIAEAVLEGKTTYDERQQGEGRDTQVDARPSEGEAPSVDEQGGAA
- the tsf gene encoding translation elongation factor Ts, encoding MSEKSTSMAQIKELRERTGAGVVDCQKALSESSGNIEKAIDYLREKGLAAAAKRAGRAAAQGVVGSYIHGGGKIGVLIEVNCETDFVARTEEFQKLVKDIAMQVAAANPRYVRREEVSDVEKQREREIYRTQTLESGKPAAVIDRIVEGKMEKFYSDICLLEQPFIREPGKTVEQLIKEVVARTGENVVVRRFARFQIGEGDGAAGQAE
- a CDS encoding UMP kinase, with protein sequence MTTASPRYRRILLKIGGEALAGDFGYGIEEDMLSRVAHEVKEVHDSGCEVAVVVGGGNIFRGVAASAKGMGRATGDYMGMLATVINSLAMQEALEQLGTPTRVMSALTITQVAEPYIRRRATRHLEKRRVVIFAAGTGNPYFTTDTAASLRAMEIEAEIIFKATKVDGIYDADPMKVPNAKRYQKLTYIEVLQQNLKVMDSTAISLCMDNQLPILVFSLLEPGNIRRAVFGEPVGTLVHGGRS
- a CDS encoding ribosome recycling factor, which codes for MNAQVVDAVKKEMEQTLAGLRKELTKVRTGRASTALIEGLLVEYYGNKSPLNQLAALSAPEPRLLVIQPYDKSVMNVIEKAILQSDLGLTPVNDGKVIRVPIPQLTEERRKELVRHVNKVGEDYRVSTRNHRRDANERIKKLQKDKQITEDEVRTTQDRIQKLTDEYIDKIDKVLKTKEDELMAV
- a CDS encoding isoprenyl transferase, producing the protein MTRSLSPSNTINDGLEKDRLPRHVAIIMDGNGRWAQRRSLGRVEGHKRGREAVETVVETCREIGIDYVTLYAFSTENWQRPPTEVRALMALLQRYLRSELPQMIRKNVRLRAVGDLDRLPAKVRDSLDNVMTATRNNIGLTVILALSYGAREEIIQATRTLALAVQRGELAPQDITEQHFTQALWTADIPDPDFLIRTSGEFRLSNFLLWQLAYTELYVTDTLWPDFTRDEFLRALANYQNRERRFGRTAEQQTATEPRRATR
- a CDS encoding phosphatidate cytidylyltransferase; amino-acid sequence: MTIVLRDRLLTAAVGVPLLILLVCWSPSWLFATAILLLTGIGLWEYFSLTRPLSSLPSAVGVGWGLAVAVTMTASSLSLSVTVLLLGLFVVFALALRNHQPERGLVDVSLSLLGVVYVGFLLPHLIWLGEVPNGRWWVFFLLLAVMLGDSAAYAVGRIWGSRKLLPHISPGKTVEGSLGAYLGNCGAAIGAWLWLLPDQTLVELLCIALGLGSVAQVGDLCESAIKRACGAKDSGHIFPGHGGVLDRVDSLLFPSAMLYYYITLSA
- the rseP gene encoding RIP metalloprotease RseP, which codes for MDPIVIIQVIIVFGLIIFVHELGHFLAAKAVGVGVERFSLGFGPKIFGKQVGDTEYQLSAIPLGGYVKMVGEEQQEEGGTPIDIEKSFSHKSLPRRFLIVFAGPFSNIVWAFIIFVVLFMSFGLHVPLDLPRIGGTVPNLPAAKAGIEKGDEVLSVAGAPVTTWKELADKIQQSQGNPVVLSVKKKDGGTAELTVTPESRDDPTTGASRYAIGITADSKVEEVSFGRALSVAAQETWAWTKLIFQNLLMLVTGNVSPKELGGPILIAQEAGRQAKLGLDYLLRFAAIINVNLAVFNLLPIPILDGGHLMFFTIEGLLGRPPSMRSREMALSFGFLVIITLIVFVMYNDIARIVMG
- the tsaB gene encoding tRNA (adenosine(37)-N6)-threonylcarbamoyltransferase complex dimerization subunit type 1 TsaB, with protein sequence MLLLGLDTATQIASVGITRGEEVLAEASTRATSNHTETLLPLIAEVLAQAQVTLPDIEGIGVAIGPGSFTGLRIALGTVKGLAYATGQPVAGIPTLEALAYTVSDWAGLVCPILDARKREVYTALFYRSASGEIAPVRSAQVSTLKSVLEQISAPCLFLGDGVETYGEAIREHCSDRAHLLPFETYHPRGAVVAKLAWRRLSRSDADDIATLVPSYVRPPEAVLKRTS
- the mdh gene encoding malate dehydrogenase: MARKKIALIGAGNIGGTLAHLCALKQLGDVVLFDVVDGLPQGKALDILEAAPIEGYDISLKGTTKYEDVAGADVCIVTAGVARKPGMSRDDLLGINCKIMKDVSESIAKYAPNAFVIVITNPLDAMVTLCKRLTKFPKNRVVGQAGVLDSSRYRTFIANELNVSVRNVTAMVLGGHGDDMVPVRSYCQVGGQPVDQLIPAKRLDEIEQRTRQAGGEIVALLKTGSAFYSPASAAIQMAEAYLFDKKQILPCAAYLEGEYGISGVYFGVPVVIGAGGIEKVVELKLSDKEKQEMQVSVSHVQELVTAMDKVLAAA
- a CDS encoding fumarate hydratase, with the protein product MRTIETQKITDTIIQLCMEANFVLGDDMLNAFDNALSKERSPAGRSALEMIKENAQISRTQRLPYCQDTGFVICFADIGQDVHITGGFLEDAINEGVRKGYKEGYLRASIVGDPFNRKNTGDNTPAIVHTQIVPGDKLTLMVMAKGGGCENRSKYKMCTPAEGIEGAKNFVIECIKTAGPDACPPLIAGVGIGGTFEKAALLSKRALFRGIGEPNPSAELQTLEQELLTKANKLGIGPQGYGGDTTAFAIHINTYPCHITSLPVAVTIECHAHRHKEAVL